From the genome of Streptomyces sp. NBC_01341, one region includes:
- a CDS encoding DsrE family protein, with protein sequence MSKKLVIKVTAGADSPERCSQAFTVAAVAVASGVEVSLWLTGESAWFALPGRAAEFELPHAAPLPDLVDSILAGGRITLCTQCAARRDITEKDVLDGVRIAGAQVFVQEAMADGTQALVY encoded by the coding sequence ATGTCGAAGAAGCTCGTGATCAAGGTGACTGCCGGCGCCGACTCCCCCGAGCGCTGCTCGCAGGCCTTCACCGTGGCGGCCGTCGCCGTCGCCAGCGGGGTCGAGGTGTCGCTCTGGCTGACCGGCGAGTCCGCCTGGTTCGCCCTTCCGGGGCGTGCCGCGGAGTTCGAACTCCCGCACGCCGCGCCACTGCCCGACCTGGTCGACTCGATCCTGGCGGGCGGGCGGATCACGCTCTGCACCCAGTGCGCGGCGCGCCGGGACATCACGGAGAAGGACGTCCTGGACGGCGTACGGATCGCGGGGGCCCAGGTCTTCGTGCAGGAGGCCATGGCCGACGGCACACAGGCGCTCGTCTACTGA
- a CDS encoding DUF1416 domain-containing protein has translation MCGAQAGGPDASTIKPGETTIQGSVTRDGEPVTGYVRLLDSTGEFTAEVPTSATGQFRFYAAEGTWTLRALVPGGTADRTVVAQTGGLAEVAIAV, from the coding sequence ATGTGTGGAGCACAGGCCGGCGGCCCCGACGCTTCGACGATCAAGCCGGGCGAGACGACCATCCAGGGCAGCGTGACCCGCGACGGCGAGCCGGTCACCGGCTACGTCCGGCTGCTGGACTCGACCGGTGAGTTCACCGCGGAGGTCCCGACCTCGGCGACCGGTCAGTTCCGCTTCTACGCGGCCGAGGGCACCTGGACGCTCCGCGCCCTGGTTCCGGGCGGCACCGCCGACCGTACGGTCGTGGCGCAGACCGGTGGCCTCGCCGAGGTCGCCATCGCCGTGTAG
- a CDS encoding DUF3099 domain-containing protein, with protein MDRGAALRAVRRRFPRPGSYAGVMYARRRRAYFLMMGGCLFLFVAAWAFVRLWSVPAAVAMCVVAAVIPPAAAVIANRRGPEDRWWDDPSGDPKSDEWWDELDGRKRRR; from the coding sequence CTGGACAGGGGTGCGGCCCTTCGCGCCGTCCGCAGGCGTTTCCCGCGCCCCGGGTCCTACGCTGGAGTCATGTACGCACGGCGCAGGCGCGCCTATTTCCTGATGATGGGCGGCTGTCTCTTCCTCTTCGTGGCCGCCTGGGCCTTCGTGCGCCTGTGGTCGGTGCCCGCGGCCGTGGCGATGTGCGTGGTCGCCGCGGTCATCCCGCCCGCCGCGGCGGTGATCGCCAACCGCCGGGGGCCGGAGGACCGTTGGTGGGACGACCCCTCGGGCGACCCGAAGTCGGACGAGTGGTGGGACGAACTCGACGGCAGGAAGCGCCGCAGGTGA